Proteins encoded in a region of the Acetomicrobium thermoterrenum DSM 13490 genome:
- a CDS encoding ABC transporter ATP-binding protein → MDKIDSERPAEALNAQGVSAFYGDRQVLRDISLTVHKDELVAVLGPNGSGKSTMLKAFVKLVDMKGSVNILNRSAEKLSRRELARMVSYMPQKAHMAMPFKVLDVVLLGRYPWVSFLGSYGTFDVKLALRYLQEVEMKGFEERSVTSLSGGELQRVLLAQCLAQDAALLLLDEPTSALDPKHSVAVMRVLRAYANGGRAALCVMHDVNLALRFADRIALMKDGSVYNICDTKDVDADMLSEVFDVSWYVKHWDGGLIAIPL, encoded by the coding sequence TTGGATAAAATAGATTCAGAACGTCCCGCAGAGGCGTTAAACGCCCAAGGCGTTTCAGCCTTTTATGGAGACAGGCAGGTTTTGCGCGATATATCGCTTACTGTGCATAAAGATGAGCTTGTTGCAGTGCTCGGGCCTAATGGCAGCGGAAAAAGCACGATGTTAAAGGCCTTTGTTAAGCTGGTAGATATGAAGGGAAGCGTAAATATCTTAAACCGTTCCGCAGAAAAGCTATCCCGCAGAGAGTTGGCCAGGATGGTATCTTATATGCCTCAGAAGGCACACATGGCAATGCCTTTTAAAGTTTTGGATGTAGTATTGTTGGGGCGATATCCCTGGGTTTCCTTCTTGGGCAGCTACGGAACCTTTGATGTAAAATTGGCATTGCGTTATCTTCAGGAAGTTGAAATGAAGGGCTTTGAAGAAAGATCAGTTACATCCCTCTCGGGCGGAGAACTGCAAAGGGTCTTGCTTGCTCAATGTCTTGCTCAAGACGCAGCTTTGTTGCTGTTAGATGAACCAACGAGCGCTCTCGATCCGAAACATTCGGTGGCTGTTATGAGAGTCTTGAGGGCTTACGCCAACGGGGGCCGAGCGGCCCTTTGCGTCATGCACGATGTCAATCTAGCGCTTCGTTTTGCGGACAGGATAGCTTTGATGAAAGATGGATCAGTTTATAATATCTGTGACACGAAAGATGTCGATGCAGATATGCTGAGCGAGGTATTTGACGTTTCCTGGTACGTAAAACATTGGGATGGCGGGTTGATCGCCATACCCCTTTAA